In Gordonia phthalatica, one genomic interval encodes:
- a CDS encoding sensor histidine kinase: MLSEALTPRYRLARLVRPMRSRLTLLATGLVIVALLVAGAVMVLVLHGVLLNKADAANSARANEIVAALADSDPAQLDESLFNTDQTVDIIQILDSTGHVIRSSRRHPGGGLGEPLKPGDEVIVDGAAAAPSDAEYRATRIGTRTVGSRAVVVEVGTAEAGINTLVLLVAALCAAIFPIIMIAMAALTYFFVGRALSPVELIRRRVAEISDADLAERVPVPATRDEIETLARTMNAMLTRLESAQSTQRRFVGDASHELNSPLTSIYGLLDLADQTDEPIDVDTVRTLLLPEATRMRRLVADLALLARADERGTPLRRGDVDLAALVAAAGDRLEATTDFDVRVDTVPATVHGDPGQLTRVLRNLTDNASRYVHHRLTVTMTATATDVVVSVSDDGPGVPEAERGRVFDRFVRLDDARDRSTGGSGLGLAIVAEIIAAHDGAVGVDSGPDGGARFWFRLPLAPADNPRP, from the coding sequence GTGCTTTCCGAAGCCTTAACCCCGCGCTATCGCCTCGCGCGGCTGGTCCGGCCGATGCGCAGTCGACTGACCTTGCTCGCGACCGGGCTGGTGATCGTCGCCCTTCTCGTCGCAGGCGCGGTCATGGTGCTGGTCCTGCACGGCGTGCTGCTGAACAAGGCCGACGCCGCCAACTCCGCCCGCGCGAACGAGATCGTCGCCGCCCTCGCCGACAGCGACCCCGCTCAGCTCGACGAATCGCTGTTCAACACCGACCAGACCGTCGACATCATCCAGATCCTCGACAGCACCGGACACGTGATCCGGTCGAGCCGACGACATCCGGGCGGTGGCCTCGGCGAGCCGTTGAAGCCGGGCGACGAGGTGATCGTCGACGGCGCCGCCGCGGCGCCGTCGGACGCCGAGTACCGCGCCACCCGCATCGGGACACGAACGGTCGGCAGTCGCGCGGTGGTCGTCGAGGTCGGCACCGCGGAGGCCGGCATCAACACCCTGGTCCTCCTGGTGGCGGCGCTCTGCGCGGCGATCTTCCCGATCATCATGATCGCGATGGCCGCCCTGACCTACTTCTTCGTGGGCCGCGCGCTGTCACCGGTGGAGTTGATCCGCAGGCGAGTCGCCGAGATCAGCGACGCCGACCTGGCCGAACGCGTGCCGGTGCCCGCGACCCGCGACGAGATCGAGACGCTCGCTCGCACCATGAACGCGATGCTGACCCGCCTCGAATCGGCGCAGTCGACGCAGCGACGCTTCGTCGGCGACGCCTCCCATGAGCTCAACAGTCCGCTGACCTCGATCTACGGTCTCCTGGATCTCGCGGATCAGACCGATGAACCGATCGACGTCGACACCGTCCGCACCCTCCTGCTCCCCGAGGCGACACGGATGCGCAGGCTGGTGGCCGACCTCGCGCTCCTGGCGCGCGCCGACGAACGCGGCACTCCGCTGCGACGCGGCGACGTCGACCTCGCCGCGCTCGTCGCCGCGGCAGGCGACCGTCTCGAGGCCACCACCGACTTCGACGTCCGCGTCGACACCGTCCCGGCCACCGTCCACGGCGACCCCGGTCAACTCACGCGCGTCCTTCGCAATCTCACCGACAATGCGAGCCGGTACGTGCACCACCGCCTGACGGTGACGATGACCGCAACGGCCACCGACGTCGTCGTGTCCGTCAGCGACGACGGTCCCGGTGTCCCGGAGGCCGAACGCGGCCGCGTCTTCGATCGCTTCGTCCGGCTCGACGACGCCCGCGACCGCTCCACCGGCGGCTCCGGGCTGGGGTTGGCGATCGTCGCCGAGATCATCGCGGCGCACGACGGCGCGGTCGGCGTCGACTCCGGCCCCGACGGCGGCGCCCGGTTCTGGTTCAGACTTCCGCTGGCACCAGCCGATAACCCACGCCCCTGA
- a CDS encoding response regulator transcription factor, with protein sequence MKVLVVDDDRAIAETVRRTMVAQGWTAAVADNGLDGYAEACSGDFDIIVLDIMMPGRNGYEVVRDLRKAGVWTPILMLTAKDGEYDQVDAFDFGADDYLTKPFSVAVLVARMRALVRRGAPERPTVLEVGDLRLDPAAHTVRRGDTPIELAPREFALLTLLMRNTGIAVSKQRILESVWDVNYEGGDNVVEVYIHHLRKHIDAPFGCATVQTVRGVGYRLVPAEV encoded by the coding sequence GTGAAAGTCCTCGTGGTCGACGACGACCGGGCCATCGCCGAGACCGTCCGACGCACCATGGTCGCGCAGGGGTGGACGGCGGCGGTCGCCGACAACGGGCTCGACGGCTATGCCGAGGCCTGCTCGGGGGACTTCGACATCATCGTCCTCGACATCATGATGCCGGGCCGGAACGGCTACGAGGTGGTCCGCGACCTGCGGAAGGCCGGCGTGTGGACCCCGATCCTGATGCTGACCGCCAAGGACGGCGAGTACGACCAGGTGGACGCCTTCGACTTCGGCGCCGACGACTACCTGACGAAGCCCTTCTCGGTGGCCGTGCTGGTGGCGCGCATGCGTGCGCTCGTCCGCCGTGGCGCCCCGGAACGACCGACCGTCCTCGAAGTCGGCGACCTCCGACTGGACCCGGCCGCCCACACGGTGCGCCGCGGCGACACCCCGATCGAGTTGGCGCCGCGGGAGTTCGCGCTGCTCACCCTCCTGATGCGAAACACCGGAATCGCGGTGTCCAAACAGCGGATCCTGGAATCGGTGTGGGACGTGAACTACGAGGGTGGTGACAACGTGGTCGAGGTCTACATCCACCACCTGCGCAAACACATCGACGCACCGTTCGGCTGCGCGACGGTGCAGACCGTCAGGGGCGTGGGTTATCGGCTGGTGCCAGCGGAAGTCTGA
- a CDS encoding dioxygenase: MQPPRTDRMPALFLSHGAPPLVDDTRWVAELKQLAVDLPRPKQILIVSAHWESAPLTIGSTDPRVPLTYDFWGFPDRFYETVYDAPGATDLAERIAALMPDGQEVHHDAERRLDHGAYVPLTVMYPDADIPVVQVSMPTLDPAALMTMGSRLTELRDDGVLIIGSGFTTHGLPYLDDPSPDAVPPQWSVEFDQWARERFAAGDVDGLLDFAHRAPGMPYAHPRTEHFAPLFVTLGAATAADAVPEQPIDGFWMGLAKRSVVVN, encoded by the coding sequence ATGCAGCCTCCGCGCACCGACCGCATGCCGGCCCTGTTCCTGAGCCACGGAGCCCCGCCGCTGGTCGACGACACCCGCTGGGTCGCCGAACTCAAGCAGCTGGCCGTCGACCTGCCGCGGCCGAAACAGATCCTCATCGTCTCCGCCCACTGGGAGTCCGCACCGTTGACGATCGGATCCACCGATCCGCGCGTGCCCCTCACCTACGACTTCTGGGGATTCCCCGACCGGTTCTACGAGACCGTCTACGACGCGCCGGGCGCCACCGATCTCGCCGAACGGATCGCCGCGCTGATGCCCGACGGGCAGGAGGTGCACCACGACGCGGAGCGACGGCTGGACCACGGCGCCTATGTGCCGCTGACCGTCATGTATCCGGACGCCGACATCCCCGTCGTGCAGGTCTCCATGCCGACGCTCGACCCGGCCGCGTTGATGACGATGGGAAGCCGCCTCACCGAACTGCGCGACGACGGCGTCCTGATCATCGGCTCCGGGTTCACCACCCACGGGCTGCCCTATCTCGATGACCCGTCGCCCGACGCGGTGCCGCCGCAGTGGTCGGTGGAGTTCGATCAGTGGGCCCGCGAACGGTTCGCCGCGGGCGACGTCGACGGTCTCCTCGACTTCGCGCACCGCGCGCCCGGCATGCCCTACGCGCATCCGCGGACCGAGCACTTCGCCCCGCTCTTCGTGACGCTGGGCGCCGCGACCGCCGCCGACGCCGTCCCCGAGCAGCCGATCGACGGATTCTGGATGGGTCTCGCCAAGCGGAGCGTCGTCGTCAACTGA
- a CDS encoding SRPBCC family protein → MFDIERDPSAVELGVFAPQPPTVVWRALVEPDLMQSWLSRPIGFEPVEGTSFLVEVLSEPPHHVACQVLTVVPRTRLVYTWTDPRGDAPATWTVDWHLEAQGRGTRVLLVFSGFDMNDRIQKMARNAVERGWRNQVLPSLLASVASL, encoded by the coding sequence ATGTTCGACATCGAGCGCGACCCGTCCGCCGTCGAACTGGGTGTGTTCGCGCCGCAGCCGCCGACCGTCGTGTGGCGCGCCCTCGTGGAACCGGACCTGATGCAGTCGTGGCTGTCGAGGCCGATCGGTTTCGAGCCGGTCGAGGGCACGTCGTTCCTCGTCGAGGTCCTCAGCGAACCGCCGCACCACGTCGCCTGCCAGGTGCTCACCGTGGTTCCGCGCACCCGGCTGGTCTACACGTGGACCGATCCGCGCGGCGACGCCCCCGCCACGTGGACCGTCGACTGGCATCTGGAGGCCCAGGGACGCGGCACTCGCGTCCTCCTCGTGTTCAGCGGATTCGACATGAACGACCGCATCCAGAAGATGGCCCGCAACGCCGTCGAGCGCGGCTGGCGCAATCAGGTGCTGCCGTCGCTCCTCGCCTCCGTCGCAAGCCTCTGA